From Orcinus orca chromosome 3, mOrcOrc1.1, whole genome shotgun sequence, a single genomic window includes:
- the THOC3 gene encoding THO complex subunit 3: MAIPAASMGPSALGQSGPGSMAPWCSVNSGPTRYVLGMQELFRGHSKTREFPAHSAKVHSVAWSCDGRRLASGSFDKTASVFLLEKDRLVKENNYRGHGDSVDQLCWHPSNPDLFVTASGDKTIRIWDVRTTKCIATVNTKGENINICWSPDGQTIAVGNKDDVVTFIDAKTHRSKAEEQFKFEVNEISWNNDNNMFFLTNGNGCINILSYPELKPVQSINAHPSNCICIKFDPMGKYFATGSADALVSLWDVDELVCVRCFSRLDWPVRTLSFSHDGKMLASASEDHFIDIAEVETGDKLWEVQCESPTFTVAWHPKRPLLAFACDDKDGKYDSSREAGTVKLFGLPNDS, encoded by the exons ATGGCGATCCCCGCGGCGTCCATGGGGCCCTCGGCGCTGGGCCAGAGCGGTCCTGGCTCGATGGCTCCCTGGTGCTCAGTGAACAGCGGCCCGACGCGCTACGTGCTCGGGATGCAAGAGCTGTTCCGCGGCCACAGCAAGACGCGCGAGTTCCCGGCCCATAGCGCCAAGGTGCACTCGGTGGCCTGGAGCTGCGACGGGCGTCGCCTGGCCTCGGGGTCCTTCGACAAGACGGCCAGCGTCTTCCTGCTGGAGAAGGACCGGTTG GTCAAAGAAAACAATTATCGGGGACATGGGGATAGTGTGGACCAGCTCTGTTGGCATCCAAGTAATCCTGATCTCTTTGTCACTGCATCTGGAGACAAAACCATTCGCATCTGGGATGTGAGGACTACAAAATGCATCGCCACTGTGAACACTAAAG GGGAAAACATCAATATCTGCTGGAGTCCCGATGGACAGACCATTGCTGTAGGCAACAAGGATGATGTGGTGACGTTCATTGATGCCAAGACACACCGTTCCAAAGCGGAGGAGCAGTTCAAGTTTGAGGTCAATGAAATCTCCTGGAACAATGACAATAACATGTTCTTCCTGACAAATGGCAATGGTTGTATCAACATACTCAG CTACCCAGAGCTGAAGCCTGTGCAGTCTATCAACGCCCATCCATCCAACTGCATCTGTATCAAGTTTGACCCCATGGGGAAGTATTTTGCCACAGGAAGCGCAGATGCTTTGGTCAGCCTCTGGGATGTAGACGAGTTAGTGTGTGTTCGGTGCTTTTCCAG GCTGGATTGGCCTGTGAGGACCCTCAGTTTTAGCCATGATGGGAAAATGCTGGCATCGGCATCGGAAGATCATTTCATCGACATTGCTGAAGTAGAGACAG gaGACAAGCTGTGGGAGGTACAGTGTGAGTCCCCCACCTTCACCGTGGCTTGGCACCCCAAAAGGCCTCTACTGGCATTTGCCTGTGATGACAAAGATGGCAAATATGACAGCAGTCGGGAAGCTGGAACTGTGAAACTTTTTGGGCTTCCTAATGATTCCTGA